Proteins found in one Polymorphobacter fuscus genomic segment:
- a CDS encoding TonB-dependent receptor, with protein MRHVLLASAAVTSLLITAPLAAQTATQLADASDAIGDSNDIVVTAQKREQRISEVPITITAFSGATLRELGVTQFDQLAGFVPGLNIQEQSPNNPGFVIRGVTSDSGSSQGAPAVTVYLNGVDVSRSRGSYFDLYDLERIEVVKGPQATLFGTAAAVGAVSIITAKPEKTTSAALRAAYGNYNQRRVDGYFNLGGDVLSARLAFGVKLRDGVVENIAGRPGSQTPNGPVRDDLNGQGQYGARLSLRYDKDDLLIDLVGTYDGQRAPGTAFKSGTYAPTGGNTSPFTFAEVSGSPLSEAVLGGPEPELVRNVYDVNLTARYNLSDTTSITQIIGYRRFDSNEVFDADGTQAWFLEFAEDARGEQISSETRINYAGETLRAFAGFNVFHETGSQRVPFSSEEGTFLACATARTAAPAFPGLGCINAAGVVTASRATAIATGGRATVIPYSSEFKNSARITTYSTFADVTWIPVPSLELTAGARLLIEDRTSFFFARVPNAVLSGAALVPGQIDTKGETFEAQGDFQAFLPRANILWKATDFANLYATYSRGRRSPVVQLGARAGGLPNRTDVGAEIVTNYEAGVKFFSGPISGSVGAFYMKYKDFQVSLVRPGLPNLTVSAGSATNKGVEAEVAARVGSNLKLFANGAYIDARVDENPAYPTFSGDRFRLQSEWQGAAGGTLTVPLTPGIELFATPTVTYRSSVFFELPNNPVTSQGPVTLVNLRAGVQDPDGKWQLLGFATNLLNKDYVLDAGNTGGSFGIPTFIRGLPRLFGVEGLYRF; from the coding sequence ATGCGACACGTTCTTCTGGCGTCGGCGGCTGTCACCAGCCTGCTTATCACCGCGCCGCTCGCCGCACAGACCGCAACCCAGCTGGCCGACGCCAGCGACGCCATCGGCGACAGCAACGACATCGTTGTCACCGCGCAGAAGCGCGAACAGCGGATTTCGGAAGTGCCGATCACCATCACCGCCTTCAGCGGCGCCACGCTGCGCGAGCTTGGCGTCACCCAGTTCGACCAGCTGGCCGGCTTCGTCCCCGGCCTCAACATCCAGGAACAGAGCCCCAACAACCCCGGCTTCGTCATCCGCGGCGTCACCTCGGACTCGGGATCCTCGCAGGGCGCACCGGCCGTCACCGTCTATCTCAATGGCGTCGATGTCAGCCGCTCGCGCGGGTCATATTTCGACCTGTACGACCTTGAGCGCATCGAAGTCGTCAAGGGCCCGCAGGCAACGCTGTTCGGCACCGCCGCTGCCGTCGGCGCGGTCAGCATCATCACCGCCAAGCCCGAAAAGACCACCAGCGCCGCGCTGCGTGCCGCCTATGGCAATTACAACCAGCGCCGGGTCGATGGCTATTTCAACCTCGGCGGCGATGTGCTCAGCGCCCGCCTCGCCTTCGGGGTGAAGCTGCGCGACGGCGTTGTCGAGAATATCGCCGGCCGCCCGGGCTCGCAGACGCCCAATGGCCCGGTCCGTGACGACCTGAACGGCCAGGGCCAATATGGCGCGCGCCTGTCGCTGCGCTATGACAAGGACGATCTGCTGATCGACCTCGTCGGCACCTATGACGGCCAGCGGGCACCCGGCACCGCCTTCAAATCGGGCACCTATGCCCCGACCGGCGGCAACACCTCGCCATTCACCTTCGCCGAAGTCTCGGGCTCGCCGCTCAGCGAGGCGGTCCTCGGCGGGCCGGAGCCCGAGCTTGTCCGCAACGTCTATGACGTCAACCTGACGGCGCGGTACAATCTGTCCGACACCACCAGCATCACCCAGATCATCGGCTATCGCCGCTTCGATTCGAACGAAGTCTTCGATGCCGACGGCACCCAGGCCTGGTTCCTCGAATTCGCCGAAGATGCCCGCGGCGAACAGATCAGCAGCGAAACCCGGATCAACTATGCCGGCGAAACCCTGCGCGCCTTTGCCGGCTTCAACGTCTTTCACGAAACCGGGTCGCAGCGGGTGCCCTTCTCGTCGGAAGAAGGCACGTTCCTCGCCTGCGCCACCGCACGCACGGCCGCGCCGGCGTTTCCGGGCCTTGGCTGCATCAACGCCGCCGGCGTCGTGACCGCGTCGCGCGCCACGGCGATCGCCACCGGCGGCCGGGCCACGGTCATCCCCTACAGCTCCGAATTCAAGAATTCGGCGCGTATCACCACCTATTCGACCTTCGCCGACGTGACCTGGATCCCGGTGCCCAGCCTGGAACTGACCGCCGGCGCCCGCCTGCTGATCGAAGACCGCACCAGCTTCTTCTTCGCCCGCGTTCCCAACGCCGTGCTGTCGGGCGCGGCGCTGGTGCCCGGCCAGATCGACACCAAGGGCGAAACCTTCGAAGCGCAGGGCGATTTCCAGGCCTTTCTGCCGCGTGCCAACATCCTGTGGAAGGCGACCGATTTCGCCAATCTTTACGCCACCTATTCGCGCGGTCGCCGCTCGCCGGTGGTGCAGCTCGGCGCGCGCGCCGGCGGCCTTCCCAACCGCACCGATGTCGGCGCCGAAATCGTCACCAACTACGAAGCCGGGGTGAAGTTCTTCTCCGGCCCGATCTCGGGCAGCGTCGGCGCCTTCTACATGAAGTACAAGGACTTCCAGGTCAGCCTCGTCCGCCCCGGCCTGCCCAACCTGACGGTCAGCGCCGGCAGCGCGACGAACAAGGGTGTGGAGGCCGAAGTCGCGGCACGTGTCGGCAGCAACCTCAAGCTGTTCGCCAATGGCGCCTATATCGACGCCCGCGTCGATGAGAACCCGGCCTATCCGACCTTCTCGGGCGATCGCTTCCGCCTCCAGTCGGAATGGCAGGGCGCCGCCGGCGGCACGCTGACCGTGCCGCTGACGCCCGGGATCGAGCTGTTCGCGACCCCCACCGTCACCTATCGCAGCAGCGTGTTCTTCGAACTGCCCAACAACCCGGTCACGTCGCAAGGCCCGGTCACGCTGGTCAATTTGCGCGCCGGCGTCCAGGACCCCGACGGCAAATGGCAGCTGCTCGGCTTTGCGACCAACCTGCTCAACAAGGACTATGTCCTCGATGCCGGCAACACCGGCGGGTCGTTCGGCATCCCGACCTTCATTCGCGGCCTGCCGCGGCTGTTCGGCGTGGAGGGCCTCTACCGCTTCTAG
- a CDS encoding zinc-finger domain-containing protein gives METIPPPEIFVADAARVVCDGDEHRGDGHPRVWLQIGAEGHADCGYCDRRFILAGGPADRR, from the coding sequence ATGGAAACGATTCCGCCGCCCGAGATCTTTGTTGCCGATGCGGCCCGCGTCGTCTGCGACGGTGACGAGCACCGCGGGGATGGCCATCCCCGCGTCTGGCTGCAGATCGGCGCCGAAGGCCATGCCGACTGCGGCTATTGCGACCGCCGTTTCATCCTCGCCGGCGGCCCGGCGGATCGCCGTTAG